One genomic segment of Peromyscus leucopus breed LL Stock chromosome 23, UCI_PerLeu_2.1, whole genome shotgun sequence includes these proteins:
- the LOC114707580 gene encoding uncharacterized protein LOC114707580 yields MVIDSCHSSTGEREKGFLEPIGQMAQPIASPLEGARTQRSNSFLPRTRTSLAREAVCEAGREGAESAACAGAGRLCDVRPRGPAGDPGGGSRRRFPDSDAQTQLPRGPPSRRPRRGLPSSLRSLSSEQRPREEALDDAARRGRAGGRAGSGSAAGLYMATALSGLAVRLSRSAAARSYGVFCKGLTRTLLIFFDLAWRLRINFPYLYIVASMMLNVRLQVHIEIH; encoded by the exons ATGGTCATAGACTCTTGTCATTCCAGCACTGGTGAGCGAGAAAAAGGATTCCTGGAGCCCATTGGCCAGATGGCCCAGCCAatcg CCTCACCATTAGAGGGCGCCAGGACGCAACGCAGCAACTCCTTCCTCCCACGCACGCGCACCTCACTTGCTAGGGAAGCGGTCTGCGAGGCGGGGCGGGAGGGGGCGGAGTCTGCTGCCTGCGCAGGCGCGGGCCGGCTTTGTGACGTCAGGCCGCGCGGCCCGGCCGGGGATCCAGGTGGTGGCTCGCGGAGGCGCTTTCCCGACAGTGACGCGCAGACTCAGCTCCCCCGCGGCCCGCCCTCCCGCCGGCCTCGCCGCggtctccccagctccctgagATCGCTGAGCTCGGAACAGCGGCCCAGGGAGGAGGCCTTGGACGACGCGGCGCGGAgagggagggcgggcgggcgggcgggcagtgGGAGCGCCGCGGGTCTCTATATGGCGACGGCTCTGTCGGGTCTGGCTGTCCGGCTGTCGCGCTCGGCCGCCGCCCGCTCCTATGGGGTCTTCTGCAAGGGGTTGACCCGCACGTTGCTCATCTTCTTTGACTTGGCTTGGCGGCTGCGCATCAACTTTCCCTACCTCTACATCGTGGCTTCCATGATGCTCAACGTGCGTCTGCAG